The following proteins are encoded in a genomic region of Rubrobacter xylanophilus DSM 9941:
- the hutH gene encoding histidine ammonia-lyase, translated as MAAGAVLVDGLDFGGVIAVARRGARVGVSPAARERVRRFRAHVERASGSEEAVYGVTTGFGALATVRIPAGERRELQHAILRSHAAGMGPFVEPEVVRAMMLIRAKTLAMGHSGVRPELLDALVALLNSGVVPAVPEHGSLGASGDLAPLAHAALCLTGEGWALEGGEAVPAREALARAGLEPVRLEAKEGLALVNGTDGMLAVLVLALEDLGLLLKTADVTAAMSIEALLGTDRVYREELHALRPHPGQLASARNIHRLLQDSPIVASHRESPHLVQDAYSLRCTPQVCGAARDTLAFAEEVARRELASTTDNPLVLEDGSVESCGHFHGEPLAFALDFLAVAAAEVGAIAERRTDRMLDPARSQGLPPFLVPRAGTNSGFMVAQYTAASLAEENRRLAVPASTGSLPTSAMQEDHVSMGWSAGLKLRRVLRNLARILAVEAVCAAQALDLRSPLEPAPATGAVRERIRREVPFVERDRFLAAHLRAAEGLVLSGALVEAANEMVEQR; from the coding sequence TTGGCCGCGGGCGCGGTGCTCGTAGACGGGCTGGACTTCGGGGGCGTAATCGCCGTGGCCCGCCGCGGCGCGCGCGTGGGCGTGAGCCCGGCGGCGCGCGAGCGGGTGCGCCGCTTCCGCGCCCACGTGGAGCGCGCGTCCGGCTCCGAGGAGGCGGTCTACGGGGTCACCACGGGCTTCGGCGCGCTGGCGACGGTCCGGATCCCCGCCGGGGAGCGCCGCGAGCTGCAGCACGCCATCCTGCGCTCGCACGCCGCCGGCATGGGCCCGTTCGTGGAGCCCGAGGTGGTGCGGGCGATGATGCTGATCCGGGCCAAGACGCTGGCGATGGGGCACTCGGGCGTCCGGCCCGAGCTGCTCGACGCCCTCGTCGCCCTCCTGAACTCCGGCGTGGTCCCCGCCGTCCCCGAGCACGGCTCGCTGGGGGCCAGCGGCGACCTCGCCCCCCTGGCCCACGCCGCCCTCTGCCTGACGGGGGAGGGGTGGGCGCTCGAGGGCGGGGAGGCGGTGCCCGCCCGCGAGGCCCTCGCGCGGGCGGGGCTCGAGCCCGTGCGGCTCGAGGCGAAGGAGGGGCTCGCGCTCGTGAACGGCACCGACGGGATGCTCGCGGTGCTCGTGCTAGCCCTGGAGGACCTGGGGCTGCTCCTGAAGACCGCGGACGTCACGGCGGCGATGTCCATAGAGGCCCTGCTCGGGACCGACCGGGTCTACCGGGAGGAGCTGCACGCCCTGCGGCCCCACCCCGGGCAGCTCGCGAGCGCCCGCAACATACACCGCCTCCTGCAGGACAGCCCCATCGTCGCCTCCCACCGCGAGTCGCCGCACCTGGTGCAGGACGCCTACTCGCTGCGCTGCACCCCGCAGGTCTGCGGCGCGGCGCGGGACACCCTCGCCTTCGCGGAGGAGGTGGCGCGCAGGGAGCTCGCCTCCACCACGGACAACCCGCTCGTGCTGGAGGACGGCTCGGTGGAGAGCTGCGGGCACTTCCACGGGGAGCCGCTCGCCTTCGCGCTGGACTTCCTCGCCGTGGCCGCCGCGGAGGTCGGCGCCATCGCCGAGCGCAGGACCGACCGCATGCTGGACCCGGCCCGCTCGCAGGGGCTGCCGCCGTTTCTCGTCCCCCGCGCCGGGACCAACTCGGGCTTCATGGTCGCCCAGTACACCGCCGCCTCGCTCGCCGAGGAGAACCGGCGGCTGGCCGTCCCCGCGAGCACGGGCTCCCTGCCGACCTCCGCCATGCAGGAGGACCACGTCTCGATGGGCTGGAGCGCGGGCCTCAAGCTCCGCAGGGTGCTGCGCAACCTCGCCCGCATCCTCGCCGTGGAGGCGGTCTGCGCCGCCCAGGCCCTCGACCTCCGCTCCCCCCTGGAGCCCGCGCCCGCCACCGGGGCGGTGCGGGAGCGCATCCGGCGGGAGGTGCCGTTCGTGGAGAGGGACCGCTTTCTCGCCGCCCACCTGCGGGCCGCCGAGGGGCTGGTCCTCTCCGGGGCGCTCGTGGAGGCTGCTAATGAAATGGTCGAGCAGAGATAG
- a CDS encoding ABC transporter ATP-binding protein translates to MIEFRGVTKTYPGSERPAVENLSFEVPEGEICVLVGPSGCGKTTTMRMINRLIEPTEGEILIGGEPNTRISGTELRRKIGYAIQQIGLFPHRTIAENVGTVPSLLEWDRERIRRRVDELLELVGLDPAGFRDRYPAELSGGQQQRVGVARALAADPPIMLMDEPFGAVDPITRERLQDEFLKIQQDIKKTIVFVTHDIDEAIKLGDRIAILKEGGTLAQYDSPENILTSPASEFVASFVGADRVLKRLSLTRLEEVELDPPRGNGGLPRLPEQASLKDALSEMIGSGAERVLVLSGDGGVRGSLSLDGLRRLSGRAG, encoded by the coding sequence ATGATCGAGTTCAGGGGCGTCACCAAGACCTACCCCGGCTCGGAGCGGCCTGCGGTGGAAAACCTCTCCTTCGAGGTGCCGGAGGGCGAGATCTGCGTCCTCGTGGGGCCCTCGGGCTGCGGCAAGACCACCACCATGCGGATGATCAACCGGCTCATCGAGCCGACGGAGGGCGAGATCCTCATCGGCGGCGAGCCGAACACCCGGATAAGCGGCACCGAGCTGCGGCGCAAGATCGGGTACGCCATCCAGCAGATAGGGCTCTTCCCCCACCGGACCATCGCGGAGAACGTGGGGACCGTCCCCAGCCTGCTGGAGTGGGACAGGGAGCGCATCCGGCGGCGGGTGGACGAGCTGCTGGAGCTCGTCGGCCTCGACCCCGCCGGGTTCCGGGACCGCTACCCGGCGGAGCTCTCCGGGGGCCAGCAGCAGCGGGTAGGGGTGGCGCGGGCGCTCGCGGCCGACCCCCCCATAATGCTCATGGACGAGCCCTTCGGGGCGGTGGACCCCATAACCCGCGAGCGGCTGCAGGACGAGTTCCTGAAGATCCAGCAGGACATAAAGAAGACCATCGTCTTCGTCACCCACGACATAGACGAGGCCATAAAGCTGGGCGACAGGATCGCCATCCTTAAGGAGGGCGGCACCCTCGCCCAGTACGACAGCCCGGAGAACATCCTCACCAGCCCCGCCTCGGAGTTCGTGGCCTCCTTCGTGGGGGCGGACAGGGTGCTCAAGCGGCTCTCCCTCACCCGGCTCGAGGAGGTCGAGCTCGACCCCCCGCGGGGCAACGGCGGCCTGCCGCGCCTCCCGGAGCAGGCCTCCCTCAAGGACGCGCTCTCGGAGATGATCGGCTCGGGCGCCGAACGGGTGCTGGTGCTCTCCGGTGACGGCGGGGTGCGCGGCTCGCTGAGCCTCGACGGGCTGCGGCGGCTCTCCGGCAGGGCCGGGTAG
- a CDS encoding ABC transporter permease codes for MEPAPASLALLQRLEPRIMDWAWVRENFAEDILPALVGHIYLSGVSLAIALAVSLPTGVLVARYRKAYPPVVFLAGLLFTIPSLALFAILVTIPGVGIGPNAVIIALVAYSILVLVRNTVAGLDSVPPETIDAARGMGLTPRQILFKVELPLALPVIVAGVRIATVTVIGIATIGAYIAGGGLGQLIFDGIDRLFPTMIIAGAALATALAVAADVVLSSLERYLRPWAQRGKRAA; via the coding sequence ATGGAGCCCGCCCCCGCGAGCCTCGCCCTGCTCCAGCGGCTGGAGCCCAGGATCATGGACTGGGCCTGGGTGCGCGAGAACTTCGCCGAGGACATCCTGCCGGCGCTCGTCGGGCACATCTACCTCTCCGGCGTCTCGCTGGCCATAGCGCTTGCCGTCTCGCTGCCCACCGGGGTGCTCGTGGCCCGCTACCGCAAGGCCTACCCGCCGGTGGTGTTTCTGGCCGGGCTGCTGTTCACCATCCCCAGCCTCGCCCTCTTCGCCATCCTGGTCACCATCCCCGGCGTGGGGATAGGCCCCAACGCGGTCATCATCGCGCTGGTGGCCTACTCCATCCTCGTCCTGGTGCGGAACACCGTCGCCGGGCTGGACTCCGTCCCGCCCGAGACCATCGACGCCGCCCGCGGCATGGGGCTCACCCCCCGCCAGATCCTCTTCAAGGTGGAGCTGCCGCTGGCGCTGCCGGTCATCGTGGCGGGCGTGAGGATCGCCACCGTGACGGTCATAGGGATCGCCACCATCGGCGCCTACATCGCGGGCGGGGGCTTGGGGCAGCTCATCTTCGACGGGATAGACCGGCTGTTTCCGACCATGATCATCGCGGGGGCGGCGCTGGCCACGGCGCTGGCCGTGGCCGCCGACGTGGTGTTGTCAAGCTTGGAACGCTACCTGAGACCATGGGCACAACGTGGCAAGAGGGCGGCTTAA
- a CDS encoding ABC transporter permease, with protein sequence MGRAVPSLALLALALPFLGFGFAPSLVALTALAVPPILINATTGLREVSGEVVDAARGMGLSEAQILRDIQLPMAAPVVFAGVRTSAVQVVASATLATFIGGGGLGDLIVEGFQSGDSSILLAGAFSVAILAIITEIIFEILEKVFTPKGLKLAQKKRGR encoded by the coding sequence GTGGGGCGGGCGGTGCCCTCGCTGGCGCTCCTGGCGCTCGCGCTGCCCTTTCTGGGGTTCGGGTTCGCGCCCTCGCTCGTCGCGCTCACCGCGCTCGCCGTCCCCCCCATCCTCATCAACGCCACCACCGGGCTGCGGGAGGTCAGCGGCGAGGTGGTGGACGCCGCGCGCGGCATGGGGCTCTCCGAGGCCCAGATCCTGCGCGACATCCAGCTGCCCATGGCCGCGCCGGTGGTCTTCGCGGGGGTGCGCACCTCGGCGGTGCAGGTGGTGGCGAGCGCCACCCTGGCCACCTTTATCGGGGGAGGGGGGCTGGGGGATCTGATCGTGGAGGGCTTCCAGAGCGGAGATAGCTCGATACTTCTGGCAGGTGCTTTCTCAGTGGCGATACTGGCAATCATTACGGAGATCATCTTCGAGATCCTGGAAAAGGTATTTACTCCGAAAGGGCTAAAGCTCGCACAGAAGAAACGTGGCAGATAA
- a CDS encoding glycine betaine ABC transporter substrate-binding protein, translating into MKNNTRPIQAVLVLLTPFALAIVFLVACGNVGESGGSGPGAGEGGGPAITVGSKNFTEQYILGNMYALALEDAGFKVERRLNLGSEQIADRALQNGQIDLYPEYTGTALAAVLDYEGDPAQLDTPEQTYQRAKELYAGRDPADTMLRPAPFNNTYAIFVRREAAKRYDLRTLEDLAEASPNLVFVSFSEFQHREDNFKNMKENYNFDFKDVEIVNSIGLRYQGVLQGEGDVGVGFTTDGQLASDRLVVLEDPKSIWPFYQPAPVVRTEVLEKNPKIREVLNEVSASLDVETMRRLNGRVDLQKEDPEDVAREYLEREGLIK; encoded by the coding sequence ATGAAGAACAATACTCGACCGATTCAAGCTGTGCTGGTGCTGCTAACTCCGTTCGCGCTCGCGATAGTTTTTCTCGTCGCCTGCGGCAACGTGGGCGAGAGCGGCGGCTCCGGCCCCGGCGCCGGGGAAGGGGGAGGCCCCGCGATCACCGTGGGCTCCAAGAACTTCACCGAGCAGTACATCCTCGGCAACATGTACGCCCTGGCGCTCGAGGACGCCGGCTTCAAGGTGGAGCGGCGGCTGAACCTCGGCAGCGAGCAGATCGCCGACAGGGCCCTCCAGAACGGGCAGATAGACCTCTATCCCGAGTACACCGGCACCGCGCTGGCCGCGGTGCTCGACTACGAGGGCGACCCGGCGCAGCTGGACACCCCGGAGCAGACCTACCAGAGGGCGAAGGAGCTCTACGCCGGGCGCGATCCGGCCGACACCATGCTCAGGCCCGCGCCCTTCAACAACACCTACGCCATCTTCGTGCGCCGGGAGGCCGCCAAGCGCTACGACCTGAGGACGCTCGAGGATCTCGCCGAGGCCTCCCCGAACCTGGTGTTCGTCTCCTTCTCCGAGTTTCAGCACCGCGAGGACAACTTTAAGAACATGAAAGAGAACTATAACTTCGACTTCAAGGACGTGGAGATCGTCAACAGCATCGGGCTCCGCTACCAGGGGGTGCTGCAGGGCGAGGGGGACGTCGGGGTGGGCTTCACCACCGACGGCCAGCTGGCCTCCGACCGGCTGGTGGTGCTCGAGGACCCCAAGAGCATCTGGCCCTTCTACCAGCCCGCCCCCGTGGTGCGCACCGAGGTGCTCGAGAAGAACCCGAAGATCCGGGAGGTCCTCAACGAGGTCTCGGCCAGCCTCGACGTGGAGACCATGCGAAGGCTCAACGGCCGGGTGGACCTCCAGAAGGAGGACCCGGAGGACGTGGCCCGGGAGTATCTGGAGCGGGAGGGTCTCATTAAGTGA
- a CDS encoding aromatic amino acid ammonia-lyase, with protein MISSHSTVTLDGASLTPKAVARVARESCPVALAPEARERNEIAYRISLDLTKSNTPVYGLNTGVGSLRSIKIPPELQNDYQRRLLRSHAIGAGKPVPDSIVRAMLVVRANQLAAGGAGVHPALLDSLVEVLNKNLVPEIRELGSLGTGDLTSLAEVGLALLGERPFRNGKRNSSTPLGPRDGLMLMSSNAHAIGESALCAVDLNQLTSSLEACAAISFEAARANSKALDERVHAARPYPGQIAAAAHLRALLEGYVPKSFRLQDSYAFRCLPQVQGALRDALSHLASILQIELNSASENALLVDGEALTTGNFHAVQLSSTLDHVRNTASQAASLSAARTSALMSPEITGLNPFLAEEPGPDSGLMALEYTANSAVGELRILAAPAAAHSAAFISHGVENHASLASLSARKTTRAVHLLSVVAATELVTAVRAIRMRGEPPVGRGAREAFEISASILSPDIADRYLTGDLDNAINLVLKGEFLPNISTTQGVEAS; from the coding sequence GTGATCTCCTCACACTCTACGGTCACCCTCGACGGAGCTTCTCTAACTCCGAAAGCAGTTGCGCGGGTAGCTCGGGAGAGTTGCCCTGTGGCTCTGGCTCCGGAGGCACGGGAGCGCAACGAGATTGCTTATCGGATAAGCCTAGATCTTACAAAGAGCAATACTCCAGTATACGGCTTAAATACAGGTGTGGGATCTTTGCGGTCAATAAAGATTCCTCCGGAACTCCAGAACGACTACCAGCGCAGGTTGCTTCGAAGCCATGCCATCGGGGCCGGAAAACCAGTGCCAGATAGTATAGTACGCGCTATGCTCGTCGTGCGGGCGAATCAACTTGCTGCGGGAGGGGCGGGAGTCCATCCTGCTCTCCTGGACAGCCTCGTGGAGGTCTTGAACAAGAACCTTGTGCCCGAGATACGGGAATTGGGCTCTTTGGGTACGGGCGACCTTACATCTCTCGCAGAAGTGGGGTTGGCTCTACTCGGTGAGCGTCCGTTTCGGAACGGCAAGAGAAATTCCTCTACCCCTTTGGGACCTCGTGACGGGCTAATGCTTATGAGCAGCAACGCACATGCCATCGGTGAATCTGCGCTGTGTGCGGTAGACCTGAACCAACTAACAAGTTCTTTAGAGGCGTGCGCTGCGATTTCCTTTGAGGCAGCTCGCGCCAACTCGAAGGCTCTTGACGAGCGTGTACACGCTGCTCGACCCTATCCTGGGCAGATAGCTGCCGCCGCTCACCTACGTGCCTTACTGGAGGGCTATGTGCCGAAGAGCTTTCGACTTCAAGACTCCTACGCCTTTCGCTGCCTGCCTCAGGTTCAGGGCGCGCTGCGCGATGCGCTCTCCCACCTGGCAAGCATTTTGCAAATAGAGTTAAATTCTGCTTCAGAGAATGCTTTGCTCGTAGATGGCGAGGCGTTAACTACGGGCAACTTCCACGCTGTTCAGCTCTCTTCGACCTTGGATCACGTCCGAAACACAGCTTCTCAGGCGGCCTCACTATCTGCCGCACGCACCTCGGCTTTAATGTCCCCAGAGATTACCGGCCTTAATCCCTTTCTCGCTGAAGAGCCCGGTCCCGACTCAGGACTAATGGCCCTGGAATACACCGCAAACTCTGCAGTGGGGGAGCTCCGAATACTCGCCGCACCCGCCGCTGCCCACAGCGCGGCGTTCATTTCCCATGGCGTTGAGAACCATGCCAGTTTAGCCTCTTTATCCGCTCGAAAGACCACGCGTGCTGTCCACTTGCTCTCCGTGGTGGCGGCCACGGAACTGGTTACTGCCGTGAGAGCCATTCGAATGCGCGGCGAACCCCCCGTTGGACGCGGGGCCAGAGAAGCTTTCGAGATCTCTGCCTCCATTCTCTCTCCCGACATCGCCGATCGTTACCTAACCGGGGACCTAGATAACGCTATCAATCTAGTGCTGAAGGGGGAATTCTTGCCGAATATCTCCACGACCCAGGGTGTAGAGGCAAGCTAA
- a CDS encoding Zn-dependent hydrolase, which produces MDIKRVRERLEELFALAPDPRGGATRLAYSPEEARAMRLVAGWLEEAGLSARLDRFGNLWGLPPAGGRLVTGGSHVDTVPNGGRLDGALGTVLAVEAAGELEGPFGVLVCAGEEAPRFGAGTLGSRQLAGRLGEAELARMRDRDGVSALAAREEFLRLLRDIPRLEEPDPLSRVAAHLEVHVEQRRWLGERGASVGIATAVAGPERYRLLLSGQSGHSGEARMPERRDALCAAAEVILLVEGAARKASSTVATVGTVRVEPGSLTAVPGRVELGLDVRGTDPGEAGELVRLVLERGRGICARRGVSFSARRLSRAAPVALDEGVVGLAERVARREGIPAARCVSFAGHDVQHLARRVPAALLFAASSNGVSHAPGEEVGEEDLERTYRMARALMPELAREYGGER; this is translated from the coding sequence ATGGATATTAAGCGCGTGCGGGAGCGCCTGGAGGAGCTCTTCGCCCTGGCCCCCGACCCCCGCGGCGGCGCGACCCGCCTCGCCTACTCCCCGGAGGAGGCGCGGGCGATGCGGCTCGTGGCCGGCTGGTTGGAGGAGGCCGGGCTCTCCGCGCGCCTCGACCGCTTCGGGAACCTGTGGGGGCTGCCGCCGGCGGGGGGGCGGCTCGTCACGGGCGGCTCGCACGTGGACACCGTCCCGAACGGCGGGCGGCTCGACGGGGCCCTGGGGACCGTGCTGGCCGTGGAGGCGGCGGGGGAGCTGGAGGGGCCGTTCGGGGTGCTGGTGTGCGCGGGGGAGGAGGCGCCCCGCTTCGGGGCCGGCACCCTGGGCTCCCGGCAGCTCGCGGGGAGGCTGGGGGAGGCGGAGCTCGCGCGGATGCGCGACCGGGATGGGGTCTCGGCGCTCGCGGCGCGGGAGGAGTTTCTGCGCCTGCTCCGGGACATCCCCCGCCTGGAGGAGCCCGACCCGCTCTCTCGGGTCGCGGCGCACCTGGAGGTGCACGTCGAGCAGCGCAGGTGGCTCGGGGAGAGGGGCGCCTCCGTCGGCATCGCCACGGCGGTGGCCGGCCCGGAGCGCTACCGCCTGCTCCTCTCGGGACAGAGCGGCCACTCGGGGGAGGCCCGGATGCCCGAGCGCCGCGACGCCCTGTGCGCGGCGGCGGAGGTCATCCTGCTCGTGGAGGGGGCGGCCCGCAAGGCGTCCTCCACCGTGGCCACCGTCGGGACCGTGCGGGTCGAGCCCGGCTCCCTCACCGCCGTCCCCGGGCGGGTGGAGCTCGGCCTCGACGTGCGCGGGACCGACCCCGGGGAGGCCGGGGAGCTCGTACGGCTGGTCCTGGAGCGGGGGCGCGGGATCTGCGCGCGCAGGGGCGTCTCCTTCTCCGCCCGGCGCCTCTCCCGCGCGGCCCCGGTGGCGCTGGACGAGGGGGTGGTGGGGCTGGCCGAGCGCGTAGCGCGCAGGGAGGGCATCCCCGCCGCGAGGTGCGTCAGCTTCGCCGGGCACGACGTCCAGCACCTCGCCCGGCGGGTGCCGGCGGCGCTGCTCTTCGCCGCCTCTTCCAACGGCGTGAGCCACGCGCCGGGGGAGGAGGTGGGGGAGGAGGATCTGGAGAGGACGTACAGGATGGCGAGGGCGCTCATGCCCGAGCTGGCGAGAGAGTACGGAGGAGAGAGATGA
- the hutU gene encoding urocanate hydratase, with amino-acid sequence MTDGKTTTVRAPRGTELSCKGWHQEGALRMLMNNLDPEVAERPEELVVYGGTGKAARSWECFWAIVEALRGLDGDETLLVQSGKPVAVFRTHPWAPRVLIANSLLVPEWADWETFRELERAGLTMFGQMTAGSWIYIGTQGILQGTYETFAALAEQRFGGTLRGRVCLTAGLGGMGGAQPLAITMNEGVALCVEVDPRRIDRRLEHRYLDERIDDLDAAVERAEEARREGEPLSIGIPGNAAEVFPALLERGYVPDAVTDQTSAHDPLGGYIPAGYTLEEAAELREADPGRYVREARASMARHCAAMVGFMERGAEVFDYGNNLRGEARLGGFERAFSYPGFVPAYIRPLFCEGKGPFRWAALSGDPDDIAATDEAVLELFPENGRLVRWIRQARERVRFQGLPARICWLGAGERHRAGLRFNELVAGGTISAPIVIGRDHLDSGSVASPYRETEGMRDGSDAIADWPVLNALLNTASGASWVAVHHGGGVGIGKSIHAGAQVVVDGTEEGAARIERVLTNDPSLGVVRHADAGYERAREAARALGIRMPMLGR; translated from the coding sequence ATGACGGACGGGAAGACCACCACGGTGAGGGCCCCGCGCGGGACGGAGCTCTCCTGCAAGGGCTGGCACCAGGAGGGCGCCCTGCGGATGCTCATGAACAACCTCGACCCCGAGGTCGCCGAGCGGCCCGAGGAGCTCGTGGTCTACGGGGGCACCGGCAAGGCCGCCCGGAGCTGGGAGTGCTTCTGGGCCATCGTGGAGGCCCTGCGCGGCCTCGACGGCGACGAGACCCTGCTCGTGCAGTCCGGCAAGCCCGTCGCCGTCTTCCGCACGCACCCGTGGGCGCCGCGGGTGCTCATCGCCAACTCGCTGCTCGTCCCCGAGTGGGCCGACTGGGAGACCTTCCGCGAGCTGGAGCGGGCGGGGCTCACCATGTTCGGCCAGATGACGGCGGGCTCCTGGATCTACATCGGCACCCAGGGCATCCTCCAGGGCACCTACGAGACCTTCGCCGCCCTGGCCGAACAGCGCTTCGGCGGCACCCTCAGGGGGAGGGTGTGCCTCACCGCCGGGCTCGGCGGCATGGGGGGCGCCCAGCCCCTCGCCATCACCATGAACGAGGGGGTGGCCCTCTGCGTCGAGGTGGACCCGCGCCGCATAGACCGCCGCCTCGAGCACCGCTACCTCGACGAGCGGATAGACGACCTCGACGCCGCCGTCGAGCGCGCCGAGGAGGCCCGGCGGGAGGGGGAGCCGCTCTCCATCGGCATCCCCGGCAACGCCGCCGAGGTCTTCCCCGCGCTGCTGGAGCGCGGCTACGTTCCCGACGCCGTCACCGACCAGACCTCGGCCCACGACCCCCTCGGGGGCTACATCCCGGCCGGCTACACCCTGGAGGAGGCGGCGGAGCTGCGCGAGGCCGACCCCGGGCGCTACGTGCGGGAGGCCCGCGCCTCCATGGCCCGCCACTGCGCGGCGATGGTCGGCTTTATGGAGCGGGGGGCCGAGGTCTTCGACTACGGCAACAACCTGCGCGGCGAGGCGAGGCTCGGCGGCTTCGAGCGGGCCTTCAGCTACCCCGGCTTCGTCCCGGCCTACATAAGGCCGCTCTTCTGCGAGGGGAAGGGGCCTTTCCGGTGGGCGGCGCTCTCCGGCGACCCCGACGACATAGCCGCGACCGACGAGGCCGTCCTGGAGCTCTTCCCGGAGAACGGGCGGCTCGTGCGCTGGATCCGCCAGGCCCGCGAGAGGGTCCGCTTCCAGGGGCTCCCCGCGCGCATCTGCTGGCTCGGGGCGGGGGAGAGGCACAGGGCGGGGCTGCGCTTCAACGAGCTCGTCGCCGGCGGCACCATAAGCGCCCCCATCGTTATCGGGAGGGACCATCTGGACTCCGGAAGCGTGGCCTCCCCCTACCGGGAGACGGAGGGGATGAGGGACGGCTCCGACGCTATAGCCGACTGGCCGGTCCTGAACGCCCTCCTGAACACCGCCTCCGGGGCGAGCTGGGTCGCCGTCCACCACGGCGGCGGCGTCGGCATCGGGAAGTCCATCCACGCCGGGGCGCAGGTGGTCGTGGACGGCACGGAGGAGGGGGCGGCCCGCATCGAGCGGGTCCTCACAAACGACCCCTCCCTCGGGGTGGTGCGCCACGCCGACGCGGGCTACGAGCGGGCCAGGGAGGCCGCCCGCGCCCTGGGCATAAGGATGCCCATGCTCGGCCGATGA
- a CDS encoding formimidoylglutamate deiminase yields MRRTLLPDLVLDARGARPGVGVTIEGGRVVSVGPAAEGERLPGRALAPGFANAHSHAFQRGLRGGVERRDPAHPRDDFWTWRERMYALAGSLDPASLREASERCYREMLSAGYTSVAEFHYLHHRPDGAPYEDPNALAKAVAAGAEAVGMRLLLLPAAYARGGLSRFRDASAGEFLARVEELRAWAEGHPLVEVGLAAHSVRAVPRGWLEEIGEHARGRSLPLHVHACEQPREVEECRREHGLRPVELLAEAGFLGPGTVVVHATHASEGELDLLAERGAGVCACPTTEGNLGDGFLPAEGLLRRGIGLSVGSDSHVRVDPFEELREIETNARRLSGRRNVLVPEGEGSPTPWLLRAGWGREGISAGDPADLVEIDLGHPALADVEPEDLPSALVFGAGSGVVCGAWVAGRRVYPEGGGA; encoded by the coding sequence ATGAGGCGCACGCTCCTGCCGGACCTGGTGCTGGACGCCCGCGGGGCGCGCCCGGGGGTGGGCGTGACGATCGAGGGCGGGCGCGTCGTTTCGGTCGGCCCGGCCGCGGAGGGGGAGCGCCTGCCGGGCCGGGCGCTCGCCCCCGGCTTTGCGAACGCCCACAGCCACGCCTTCCAGCGGGGGCTGCGCGGGGGCGTCGAGCGCCGCGACCCGGCCCATCCCCGCGACGACTTCTGGACCTGGCGCGAGCGGATGTACGCCCTGGCGGGGAGCCTCGACCCGGCCTCCCTCCGGGAGGCCAGCGAGCGCTGCTACCGGGAGATGCTCTCCGCGGGCTACACGAGCGTCGCCGAGTTCCACTACCTCCACCACCGCCCGGACGGCGCGCCCTACGAGGACCCCAACGCCCTGGCGAAGGCGGTCGCGGCGGGGGCGGAGGCGGTGGGCATGAGGCTGCTCCTGCTCCCGGCGGCCTACGCGCGCGGCGGGCTTTCGCGCTTCCGCGACGCCTCGGCGGGGGAGTTTCTCGCGCGGGTGGAGGAGCTTCGGGCGTGGGCCGAGGGGCACCCGCTCGTGGAGGTGGGGCTCGCGGCGCACAGCGTCCGGGCGGTGCCGCGGGGGTGGCTGGAGGAGATCGGGGAGCACGCGCGGGGGCGCAGCCTGCCGCTGCACGTCCACGCCTGCGAGCAGCCGCGCGAGGTGGAGGAGTGCCGGAGGGAGCACGGGCTGCGCCCGGTGGAGCTGCTGGCGGAGGCTGGCTTTCTCGGCCCCGGGACGGTCGTCGTGCACGCGACCCACGCCAGCGAGGGCGAGCTGGACCTCCTGGCGGAGCGCGGCGCGGGGGTCTGCGCCTGCCCCACCACCGAGGGGAACTTGGGGGACGGCTTCCTGCCGGCGGAGGGCCTCCTGCGGCGCGGGATAGGACTCTCCGTCGGCTCCGACTCCCACGTCAGGGTGGACCCCTTCGAGGAGCTGCGGGAGATAGAGACGAACGCCCGCCGGCTCTCGGGGCGCAGGAACGTCCTGGTGCCCGAGGGGGAGGGCTCGCCCACCCCCTGGCTGCTGCGGGCCGGGTGGGGGCGGGAGGGGATCTCGGCGGGAGACCCGGCCGACCTCGTCGAGATAGACCTCGGCCACCCCGCGCTCGCGGACGTGGAGCCGGAGGATCTGCCCTCCGCGCTCGTCTTCGGCGCCGGGAGCGGGGTGGTCTGCGGGGCCTGGGTCGCGGGCCGGCGCGTCTACCCGGAGGGGGGAGGGGCGTGA